One stretch of Prunus persica cultivar Lovell chromosome G1, Prunus_persica_NCBIv2, whole genome shotgun sequence DNA includes these proteins:
- the LOC109946556 gene encoding ribosomal RNA small subunit methyltransferase NEP1-like gives MASAPRNDDEPTAEVDSQMPPGVVFLLTGLELVEIADSHALEPEFEYDAPHDPFDDLLAAYGMPVNIILESPINKAGRLQAVYVNSGSSNGYYEVKGHAKVPIGPKGFQQMWRELHQSGGVLQQGTEAVAWHENCGIPSLVEGLPANSRKIGVLSGKGRGTDLDTYILAAPSDQTLVFVVGEFANEGIENYIDEYVEVSGYSLAPSVCVGHICCALGKKWNIC, from the exons ATGGCTTCGGCGCCAAGAAATGACGATGAGCCGACGGCCGAAGTTGATTCACAGATGCCACCTGGCGTCGTTTTCCTTCTGACTGGTCTGGAGTTGGTAGAGATAGCTGACTCGCATGCCCTTGAGCCTGAG TTTGAGTATGATGCACCACATGATCCATTTGATGATCTTCTTGCTGCTTATGGAATG CCTGTGAATATAATTTTGGAGAGCCCCATTAATAAGGCTGGCAGACTGCAAGCTGTGTATGTCAACTCTGGAAGCTCAAATGGCTATTACGAAGTCAAAGGTCATGCCAAAGTTCCAATCGGACCAAAAGGATTTCAGCAAATGTGGC GTGAGCTACATCAGTCTGGTGGGGTTCTACAGCAGGGTACCGAGGCAGTGGCTTGGCACGAGAATTGTGGCATCCCAAGTTTGGTAGAAGGCTTACCTGCAAACTCTCGGAAAATAG GTGTTTTGTCTGGAAAGGGAAGAGGTACTGACCTTGACACGTATATCCTCGCTGCTCCGAGTGATCAGACTCTTGTTTTTGTG GTTGGTGAATTTGCCAATGAGGGGATCGAGAACTACATTGATGAGTATGTGGAAG TTTCTGGGTATTCGCTGGCTCCTTCTGTTTGTGTGGGTCATATATGCTGCGCGTTGGGGAAAAAATGGAATATTTGTTGA
- the LOC18793068 gene encoding ribosomal RNA small subunit methyltransferase NEP1 isoform X2 yields the protein MLTSLRRKKMDPYKYRPDIVHEALRRIMDTRLCKAGRLHAVYIRTDEGVLIKVEPRATIPESLEKFCSQLLQKFSIKSTGGRGSLLRVVKNPVAQHLPANSLKIGLSLSSQKAVDLRDYVHDVSDNANLVFVVGAMAHGRIESENVDDIISVSDYPLSAVVCLERISMALERKWNIL from the exons ATGCTGACTTCTTTGCGGAGAAAGAAAATGGATCCTTATAAATACAGACCCGACATTGTTCATGAG GCTCTCCGTCGAATCATGGATACCCGACTTTGCAAGGCTGGTAGACTACATGCTGTGTATATTAGAACTGATGAAGGGGTGCTCATTAAAGTTGAACCACGTGCTACTATACCAGAATCGTTGGAGAAGTTCTGTT CACAATTATTGCAAAAGTTCAGCATTAAATCCACGGGTGGACGTGGAAGTCTCTTGCGTGTGGTTAAGAACCCTGTAGCTCAGCATTTACCTGCCAATTCCCTCAAGATAG GTCTTTCTTTGAGTTCGCAAAAGGCAGTTGACTTACGGGATTATGTACATGATGTCAGCGATAATGCCAACCTTGTTTTCGTG GTTGGTGCAATGGCTCACGGGAGAATTGAAAGCGAGAATGTGGATGATATCATATCAG TTTCTGATTATCCGTTGAGTGCTGTGGTTTGCCTGGAAAGGATAAGTATGGCATTAGAGAGAAAGTGGAACATTCTGTGA
- the LOC18791642 gene encoding ribosomal RNA small subunit methyltransferase nep-1, whose protein sequence is MGRRKREEMSQSQLQNCSSRTVKPKLEEKSTTTMEKTEDDVTLTHNNANDKVRAIFVVENASLTKGFVRKRWKILDSEEDADFLLKQKKDLNDFRPGRVYEALRAILDSKLNKAGMVGAVYVKTDQGVLFEIKPHVRIPRTCKRFCGVILELLGHKCIRDKDTNEILMRVVEEPVTRHLPVNSRVVGLSYSSEKLVDIDEYVNSGSDELNLVFVVGAMVHGKISKEYTDDFISVSNYPLSAQYCIGLICESLEHKWKIF, encoded by the exons atgGGGAGGCGGAAGAGGGAGGAGATGTCGCAGTCGCAGTTACAGAATTGCTCAAGCAGGACGGTGAAGCCGAAGTTGGAAGAGAAATCGACGACAACAATGGAGAAAACAGAAGATGATGTCACACTCACACATAATAATGCGAATGATAAGGTCCGGGCAATTTTTGTTGTAGAAAATGCTTCTCTGACAAAGGGCTTCGTTCGAAAGCGGTGGAAGATTCTGGATTCAGAAGAAGACGCTGATTTCCTGCTCAAGCAAAAGAAGGATCTAAATGATTTTAGGCCTGGAAGGGTTTACGAG GCTCTTCGTGCGATTTTGGATAGCAAACTTAATAAAGCCGGTATGGTAGGAGCTGTGTATGTGAAAACTGATCAAGgagttttatttgaaattaaaccCCATGTTCGTATACCAAGAACGTGCAAGCGCTTTTGTGGAGTCATCT TGGAGTTACTAGGGCATAAATGCATTCGTGATAAAGATACAAATGAAATTCTTATGCGTGTCGTTGAGGAACCTGTAACGCGACATTTACCTGTCAACTCTCGCGTCGTAG GTCTCTCTTATAGTTCAGAAAAGTTGGTTGACATTGATGAATATGTTAATTCTGGCAGTGATGAATTAAATCTTGTTTTTGTG GTGGGTGCAATGGTCCATGGGAAAATCAGTAAGGAGTATACAGATGATTTCATATCAG TTTCGAATTATCCATTGAGTGCTCAATACTGCATAGGGTTGATTTGCGAGTCATTGGAGCATAAATGGAAAATCTTCTGA
- the LOC18793068 gene encoding ribosomal RNA small subunit methyltransferase NEP1 isoform X1 yields the protein MLTSLRRKKMDPYKYRPDIVHEALRRIMDTRLCKAGRLHAVYIRTDEGVLIKVEPRATIPESLEKFCCMMSQLLQKFSIKSTGGRGSLLRVVKNPVAQHLPANSLKIGLSLSSQKAVDLRDYVHDVSDNANLVFVVGAMAHGRIESENVDDIISVSDYPLSAVVCLERISMALERKWNIL from the exons ATGCTGACTTCTTTGCGGAGAAAGAAAATGGATCCTTATAAATACAGACCCGACATTGTTCATGAG GCTCTCCGTCGAATCATGGATACCCGACTTTGCAAGGCTGGTAGACTACATGCTGTGTATATTAGAACTGATGAAGGGGTGCTCATTAAAGTTGAACCACGTGCTACTATACCAGAATCGTTGGAGAAGTTCTGTTGTATGATGT CACAATTATTGCAAAAGTTCAGCATTAAATCCACGGGTGGACGTGGAAGTCTCTTGCGTGTGGTTAAGAACCCTGTAGCTCAGCATTTACCTGCCAATTCCCTCAAGATAG GTCTTTCTTTGAGTTCGCAAAAGGCAGTTGACTTACGGGATTATGTACATGATGTCAGCGATAATGCCAACCTTGTTTTCGTG GTTGGTGCAATGGCTCACGGGAGAATTGAAAGCGAGAATGTGGATGATATCATATCAG TTTCTGATTATCCGTTGAGTGCTGTGGTTTGCCTGGAAAGGATAAGTATGGCATTAGAGAGAAAGTGGAACATTCTGTGA
- the LOC109947703 gene encoding glycine-rich cell wall structural protein 2-like: MDVDFLWNPREYGYDTGDDTGSAGGDGGLSIMVGEVVVEELGVVMVVVVAVGVMMVMMLVVTSSGGDTEGNGGADSGDGSWGEDEGKGGGGGVSDGDGAGGGGDSGGGVGGKGGGGSGSDCDGAGGGW; this comes from the exons ATGGATGTTGACTTTTTGTGGAATCCCAGGGAGTATGGATATGATACTG GTGATGATACTGGCAGTGCCGGTGGCGATGGTGGTTTGTCGATCATGGTGGGGGAGGTAGTGGTGGAGGAATTGGGGGTGGTAATGGTAGTGGTTGTGGCGGTGGGtgtgatgatggtgatgatgctGGTAGTGACTAGCAGTGGTGGTGACACTGAGGGTAATGGTGGGGCTGATAGTGGGGATGGTAGTTGGGGTGAAGATGAGGGTAAGGGCGGTGGTGGCGGCGTTAGTGATGGTGATGGGGCTGGCGGTGGAGGTGACAGTGGGGGTGGTGTGGGGGGTAAAGGCGGTGGTGGCAGTGGCAGTGATTGTGATGGTGCTGGCGGTGGGTGGTGA